ATGTGTGTAGCCTTCAAACATGATAGTTTCAGTGTTGTGTGGCACTCTGAACTTCAGGGATCAGCAAAAATCTCcatttcgcccatttagctccatgttagtTTTTTACCACCTCCTCCTCCCTGCCAGGAAAACGTGTGTTCGAAACCATGAATGTACTGTCACATAAAACAAGTGCCAAAAACCATTGTAATAATGGAGAAAAACGAAAGACAAATGGCAATAAAGTGGCAAAATAATAAATGCATATGGACCTTGCCAATGTaaataacatgtaaacaatttaattttatcaatcagGACAGCTTAACTGCCATTTGACATTCACCTGAAACTCAAGTCCATAAATGACAGGTGCTTCGTCCTCCATGTTGTTGGCTGATCCGGTTTACGGCTGTCGTAAAAGAATGAGTTTGTGTTCGACTTTAAAATAAAGCatgaaactattttttttaacgCATTAAAAACCACAGTCATGTTTTTATAAGAACAGAGAACCTAACACCTACAAAAGACATGGTTAGGAAGCATTATTAGAATAATGTTATGTCTACCAAAAAGCAAGTTGCAGACGACGGAAGTTGAGGCGGTGTCATCCACGGAAAGATGTGGGTTTGCTCATGACAATGTTCTTCGCTGATGGGTGACTAGTTTAAGACAGTACGCATAAAAAacgataattacatgtattgctgATGATTATTTTGGTAGAGGCAATTCTCAGTGCAGCATCATCAAGAGCAACAATACCACTGAGGTAATTTGTAGTTGATGCATCATCTTCAGAGGTCCCCTGCTCTGTCGCAAGTTTGCTCTGAATATGATTATATAGGGcagaatgtgtaaaaaaaatgtaggaaACATTGGACATTTCACCAAAATATTGGACAGAACTTTAGATATAGAATGCCCCGCTTCATGGTTATACCTCGCTGAGCTAGCCTCTGACACCTTGCACAATAACGCAGCGCCCAGCTCCCGTTACATAGACTTACACAAGGACAATTTTACTCAAAATAACAGCTAGAGCCCAACCTTACATTTGGTATGCAGTGATTTGCTGAGTCAATCAAAATGTAGTTATGTCACTACTGGCATTGGTAGACCATATCTTTTATTAACAGTAATCCAgctgtttaaacttttgaatcaaaCAAGCCGAACCAACGTCCGCCATGTTTTGATTTCGAACTTCTGCCATGTCCCAGCTAGGTACACACTGGCCATAAGATGAATTGTTGACAATGAAATCCAAATTCTATAGTACCCATAAAGTAAGGTAGGGTTCGAGTTGATATTTCTAGTGAATTATTCGTGTGGATTAGATGAAAGCGAAGCTGGGCACTATGATACGAACATACAGCTTAggaaggtgtgggttcaaaactAGCCCTGGACAGGAAGTAAGAGGCTGCTTCTtaatgtcttccaccagtatggtgtgcatatctgtatgtcacccgtgggaaagtttatcagtaacttgccagtggTAGGTGGTTTAACTTaggctctggtttcctccactcataaagcTGACAGCCATAGTATAACAAGTtaacaattaattaattaacaatcaaaaaatatacTTACAAATTTATGTATGTTGCAGGTCCAGCAAAGGAATTAGAAGTCTGATGTAATTTGTGCCTGTCATATTCAGCATGGCAGACTTACCTCAGCTTGACCCTAACATCTCTATATGTCTGGATGATGCCGGAGAAGAAAGAGCCACCAGCAGTGTCACAAACAAACAGACTTCAGATGAAAATCCCTCTCCCGATTTTGCGGATGTTGACAGAGCCAGTGCCCTTGTCCATTCTCCGACCACGGACACACTGGATTCAGTAGCGCTTGAACCATCACCCTCGGATGATGAAGCAAAATTATCTGAAGTTGGAGAGGATGACAGGGAGACCGCAGTGAATTCAGGGGAAAATTCTCAAGATCAGGAAGACTGTCAGCAAAGTGAAGAGACATTGCAGGGTTTGACAAATGAAAGTGAGACAGATAAAGAAACTGTTACTGTAGCTGGGAAAACAAGGGAGAGTTTAGGAAGGACAAAAGATGCAGGTAATCCTGTTGAAAGTGAACAGTATGAAACTCCAAGACTGAGCCATTATTTTGGAGATTCTTTGTCGGGGGATTTCTTTGATGGTTTAACAGGTGAGGAGGGGGATCCAACTAGTGCAGCTGCACTGGTTTCTACTGACACTCCAAAGCGGACACGGCACTGCTCCCAGCCAGAACCAGAGCCAGTGAGTTTTGAAGGCGAAGAACCGTCGGTGGACAACACAAAGCAAGTAGATGTAGATGAACAAGCTCTGTTAGAGAAAGAAACCGATGCATTTGAATCCTTCACAGCAGAGGGTACCGATATTCCAAACGTAGAAAATTTAAGCGTTTCTCCGATTCACCAAACGTTTGGAACACCGAGACACTTTCAGAGTGATTCTTTTCCACCTGTACAAGACACATTACATTCACATAATGAAGAGCATGGAGAAGCTCATTTGAGCACTGAGGCCTCAGTTCCCAGTGTGGAAAAAGAAGATGCACAGAAACTCCAACTAATATGTACTCGTCCCACTGGAGATCAGTTATCTCCTCTACCTAGTCCCTCTCATAAGACCCCACCTTTACAACCACAACAAACAGGTGGTCCTGCTCCTGCTAGCCCTGCTCATCAGTCGCAAGCCCCCTTTCAGCAATTCTCAGAGAATTTCTTGACAACAGCGGAAGATCCATTCACAGCGAGCCTACACATGAGTGATGCTGACCGAAGAAGAGACGCATGGCTCCCTTCTGAACACACCAGACAAGTCATTGTTTCCATGGTGACTAGTGCTCCAGGGACTTACTACCCAAGTCCAGATGAATTGTGCATGCCTGGCTTAGTGTTGGATGATCCTCAGGTAACTAAAGACATtgatttatcccataaatgttcatttttccactactttttgttttagtacGACAACTTTTTCTTATTGAATCGTCATCTGAGTCTTCACAAGAACACTAGCCGATGCCTAAATTCCACTAAGCCGTTACAACTCTGTTAGACTGTTTCGCTTGTTCAACCTTCGTTAAGTTAAACtgtcggtttttttttttaaagttacaCGGCATGTACTCAGCGCACAtgaaatttgtctatttttagaCAGTAATTCTTTctgtagtaaaatgtaatatgcttattataaatattaacttaTCGAACGAGGTAttgtataaagcaaacttttgacatgtctgtggtataaaaaaaagtcgttatgtaaataaattttgtctgtactatGTTGTACTCCGCCatgtacttgtcacttactgatgacgcttcacttgacctatatatgtgatatgACTACGCGGTTAGACGTTGGGGCAGTTTCCGAAAAGTTTAAATCGTAATGATTTTTTCCGCTAGAAATTTACAATAAGGCATTTATGGGtaaataggatatgaaatttgTGAGCCTCGATATCAGATTTATTAACCTCgagtagtagttttcatttgttcagaGCCTCCGGAACTAATactctcgtttaataaatttaatatcTTCGGG
Above is a window of Liolophura sinensis isolate JHLJ2023 chromosome 7, CUHK_Ljap_v2, whole genome shotgun sequence DNA encoding:
- the LOC135470138 gene encoding trafficking protein particle complex subunit 12-like, with amino-acid sequence MADLPQLDPNISICLDDAGEERATSSVTNKQTSDENPSPDFADVDRASALVHSPTTDTLDSVALEPSPSDDEAKLSEVGEDDRETAVNSGENSQDQEDCQQSEETLQGLTNESETDKETVTVAGKTRESLGRTKDAGNPVESEQYETPRLSHYFGDSLSGDFFDGLTGEEGDPTSAAALVSTDTPKRTRHCSQPEPEPVSFEGEEPSVDNTKQVDVDEQALLEKETDAFESFTAEGTDIPNVENLSVSPIHQTFGTPRHFQSDSFPPVQDTLHSHNEEHGEAHLSTEASVPSVEKEDAQKLQLICTRPTGDQLSPLPSPSHKTPPLQPQQTGGPAPASPAHQSQAPFQQFSENFLTTAEDPFTASLHMSDADRRRDAWLPSEHTRQVIVSMVTSAPGTYYPSPDELCMPGLVLDDPQGDPVLEMLGRFSGEEQVAERKTLSADDVSQDDQGVRRLIAADCLRAAVDLVGRLITSAGQGVGRIGQVTQHTPHTLQLWFLRLTLLTKLRLYSLAESESQAFKNLDTADLYYDYYPQLHPGKRGSMVPFGMRILHANLPHFLGRTQDALDRLYYILAVVKKIVSNLESGGAEDGSLLELSAESRKASLELWRKRELQVLYSTGNSLLSVKDFEAGLEVYESLLEKDKANHSELLCALGRIYLQMGDIDKASSYFKQFDDECSNRDNVMTGRIAISHGLVALSRNNFNEAYQYFTTAKKADPTNPIAVNNLAVCYLYMGKLKESLATLEGMIQSDPSKNLHEGVLFNLCTLYELESSRASQKKASLLEMVSKHKGDSFPVASLKLA